The DNA segment GGGTTGATGGGATAGACCTCGACTTTGGTTTTTCCATTACCAATATTGCCGAAGCTACCCTGAACCAGAAGATGATTGAAACTGCCCAGACACTGGTAATTATGGCCGACAGTACAAAGTTTGACCGCAGGGGCCTGGGTAAGATATGTGGATTTGAGCAGGTGCACTATGTGATTACCGACAGTAAGGTATCTCCGCAAACAGTAAAAATGATAGAAGACAAGGGCGTAAAAGTGATCATTGCCTGATCATATTTACCAATATCAACTGTAACAAAAAGCCCGGCAAAATTGCCGGGCTTTCTTTTATCCTAAAAACAAGACCTTTTTAATTCAGCAGTTTATTGATCCTTTTAACAATGTAATCAATATCAAAAGGCTTGCTGATGTAATCATTTGCGCCGGCAGCAATGCTCCGCTCTTTATTCTTGTCATTCGCAGACATTACAATGATCGGAATGTGCTTTGTAAATGCATCGGTTTTAAGATCTGTACAAATATCAGTACCATCTCCGTCCGGTAACATTACATCTAAAATAAATAAATCAGGCACAGAGTCTTTTAGTTTACTTTTTAGTTCATCAAATGACGAGGAAAGCTGTAGTTCATACCCTTCATCTTTCAATAAAACGCCAATAATGTATCTGATATCTTCATCATCTTCAAGCACATGGATTCTTTTGATCATAATTTAAATAGCTTTACGTTTAACTAATGGTTTCATAGCAACAATTTTGCCATAAATTCTCAGGTCCCTGCTTTTATCCAGGCCACAATATCATCAATCAATACTGAAGACACATTTGCCGGGCCGTCATATTGCTGCAAAGTACCTTTTTCTGTCTGAGAACTCAACAGATGGTTAAGGTCAGGATATAACTTAAGTGTAGCATTTTTTTTCTTTCCTAAAGCAGCACTCCACAGGTTATAATCGGTTACTGAAACCTGAAAGTCGTTGCCACCCTGCGCAACAAAAATGCGTTGTTTCAACTTTTTAGCAGTTTCTACCTGTTTGTAATTGTTCAGATCTATCCAGTAAGCGGCGGGCAATCCAAATAAAGCAGAATCGGCTTTTATAGTCCCCAGTTTTGTAATCCTGGTTACATCCAGCTTTTTGTTCACACTATCGAGCATCAGTTTTCCTGCAGCCGTTGTATCTTTTGCAAGTTCAAAAAAATACCTGTTCTGTTCAACAATAATATCTGTTAAAGACCTTGCCGGGGCAGCAGCCAGTAAAATACCGTTCAGATCAGGCGCAAGCAGGGCTATTCTGGGTGCAAGCATTCCGCCTAAGCTATGGCCAAACAGATAGAGCTGTTTTTTATTTACTTCAGGCAGGGTCCTGGCCAGGGCAATGGCAGCAAGTGCATCATCCAAAACTTCTTCCTTAACGGTATTTGCACCTACAAAATCCATCGGATAGACCTTTGTCCTTTTCACATAGCGTATGCTGGCGATCCCTTTGGAAGCCAGGCCCAGCGCAAGATCTTTCAGGGGCTTGTTGGGGCCCATGGTTTCATCCATATCCTGGGGCCCAGAGCCATGCACCAATACCACTACCGGATAGCCACTCCCCTTTTTGGGCTCAGTTAACATACCAACCAGGCTATGACCCGGTGTTTTTACATAAATCTCTTTTTCTTTATACAAAGCAGTATCGGCGTAAACCGGCCGCGTATAAGCAGCAGCAGAGCTTTTCGGTTGCAGGTAAAGTCCAACTATTTTTTCTGTTTTATTAAAGGCCAGTAAAAAATTCTGTGAATCATTGGCAAACTTCACTTCAAGGATAACTGTGTAAAAATCTCCTTCTGTTTTGCTGCTTACCACCCCTGCATTTTCCATCTTACCAAATTTCTCTGAGAGTTTTGCCCACAGGTCTTTTATATTGGCTTCTGTTACCTTGGCCTGGAAAGCCGGATCAAAATAACTGTAGGCCTCGGTATATTTATCTTCCGACAAGAGCTTGAACAAGTCCTGTGAACGACCAAAAAGATTCAGGATACCCTGCGAAAATGAGGCAGTAGAAATGAAAAGCGCTAAAAACAGCAATAATATTTTCTTCATGTTATGGGTTTAGTTGTACCAAAGTTAGCATTAGCTTTAAATAAATGACTGGTCAGCCAACATATTTTAACATTTAATTTGCAGGGTTTCTAAATTTAATTACTTTTGCCCCACGCTGGTGGTTTTGAGCACCGGCAGGCCACACGGGGGATTAGCTCAGCTGGCTAGAGCGCTTGCCTGGCAGGCAAGAGGTCAGCGGTTCGACTCCGCTATTCTCCACCGCAAAAAGCTCCGGATTAACCGGAGCTTTTTTGTTTTTCAGGCATTTCTTCTTTTCCCGGTATGGGCACAGCACCGCTCAGATAAATTTAACGGGATAAGCACAAATATTTTAAGCAAATTCCTATTTTAGTACATGATACATGCCAACCTTCTTTTAATCCTTGCACTGTTTTTTGCCATGGCCCTGCTCTTTCTGCTCAGTCAGCGCTGGAAGATCTCCTACCCTATATTCTTAGTGATTGGCGGGCTCGGCATCAGTTTTATACCTGGCATGCCGGTCATCAACGTCAATCCCGACATCGTATTCCTGATCTTTTTGCCCCCGCTCTTGTTCGAGGCCGCATGGTATACTTCCTGGAATGATTTCTGGAAATGGCGGCGCTCCATCTTTTCGATGGGCTTCGGCCTGGTACTTATTACTTCCTTGGCCATAGCCTATTTTTCGGTCAGCATTATCCCGGGCTTTACCCTTGCATTTGGCTTTCTGCTGGGCGGGATCATTTCACCTCCCGATGCTGTAGCCGCCACTTCAGTATTAAAGGGTGTAAGCATGCCCAAAAGAGGCTTAACCATACTGGAAGGCGAAAGCCTGGTCAACGATGCCGCATCCCTCACCGTGTTCAGGTTTGCACTTGCAGCCATCCTTACCGGTAAGTTTGTATTGCAGGATGCCGTTACCGATTTCTTCATCCTGGCCATCATGGGTGTTGTGGTGGGCCTGGTTATTGCTCACCTCCTGTACTTTGTATTGAAATACTGGGCCAAATCATCCAATATCACTACCCCCATCACCTTAATAGCTCCCTATCTGATGTATATCGTAGCAGAAGAATTTCACTGGTCGGGCGTATTGGCTGTAGTCAGCGGTGGTTTATTCCTTTCTTTCCGTTCAGGTGATTTTCTAAATTACCATACCCGCATACAGGGCAAGGAAGTATGGGCCACTGTAGGTTTTCTGCTGAACGGCTTTGTATTTATCCTGATCGGACTGGAACTGCCGGTCATTGTGGCCGGACTGGAGGGCTATTCCATGGAAGAAGCCATTAAATATGCCCTCATCATCAGTGCCATTGTCATCATTGCCAGGATCATACTGGTCTATGCTTCGGCATTTATTCCCCGGTTTTTAAGTCCGCGTATCCGCAAAAGAGAAAAAAGTCCGGGCCTGAAACTGCCCTTCATCATTGGCTGGGCGGGTATGCGTGGCGTAGTTTCCCTGGCTTCTGCACTGGCCATACCGCTTACCTTAAATACCGGGGCGGCATTTCCGCACCGCAACATGATCCTTTTTATCACCTTTGTAGTTATCCTGGTTACGCTGGTATTCCAGGGCCTAACCCTGCCGGTGTTCCTCAGGGTACTTAAAGTGGAGGAAATTGACGAGCACATTCCCGAAGATGAACAGCTGGAAACCATCCGCATGCAGCTGGCACAAGAATGTGTAAACTACCTTAACCAGCATTACAGCAACGAAATGAGCCAGTTTGAAACCATCGCCCGCGTTAAGGAGCAGCTGGAAAGAAGCATCAGGGCTACTGAACGCACTTTAATAGCGCAATCACAAAAAGA comes from the Pedobacter heparinus DSM 2366 genome and includes:
- a CDS encoding response regulator transcription factor, with protein sequence MIKRIHVLEDDEDIRYIIGVLLKDEGYELQLSSSFDELKSKLKDSVPDLFILDVMLPDGDGTDICTDLKTDAFTKHIPIIVMSANDKNKERSIAAGANDYISKPFDIDYIVKRINKLLN
- a CDS encoding alpha/beta fold hydrolase, producing MKKILLLFLALFISTASFSQGILNLFGRSQDLFKLLSEDKYTEAYSYFDPAFQAKVTEANIKDLWAKLSEKFGKMENAGVVSSKTEGDFYTVILEVKFANDSQNFLLAFNKTEKIVGLYLQPKSSAAAYTRPVYADTALYKEKEIYVKTPGHSLVGMLTEPKKGSGYPVVVLVHGSGPQDMDETMGPNKPLKDLALGLASKGIASIRYVKRTKVYPMDFVGANTVKEEVLDDALAAIALARTLPEVNKKQLYLFGHSLGGMLAPRIALLAPDLNGILLAAAPARSLTDIIVEQNRYFFELAKDTTAAGKLMLDSVNKKLDVTRITKLGTIKADSALFGLPAAYWIDLNNYKQVETAKKLKQRIFVAQGGNDFQVSVTDYNLWSAALGKKKNATLKLYPDLNHLLSSQTEKGTLQQYDGPANVSSVLIDDIVAWIKAGT
- a CDS encoding Na+/H+ antiporter yields the protein MIHANLLLILALFFAMALLFLLSQRWKISYPIFLVIGGLGISFIPGMPVINVNPDIVFLIFLPPLLFEAAWYTSWNDFWKWRRSIFSMGFGLVLITSLAIAYFSVSIIPGFTLAFGFLLGGIISPPDAVAATSVLKGVSMPKRGLTILEGESLVNDAASLTVFRFALAAILTGKFVLQDAVTDFFILAIMGVVVGLVIAHLLYFVLKYWAKSSNITTPITLIAPYLMYIVAEEFHWSGVLAVVSGGLFLSFRSGDFLNYHTRIQGKEVWATVGFLLNGFVFILIGLELPVIVAGLEGYSMEEAIKYALIISAIVIIARIILVYASAFIPRFLSPRIRKREKSPGLKLPFIIGWAGMRGVVSLASALAIPLTLNTGAAFPHRNMILFITFVVILVTLVFQGLTLPVFLRVLKVEEIDEHIPEDEQLETIRMQLAQECVNYLNQHYSNEMSQFETIARVKEQLERSIRATERTLIAQSQKEEVVSVRRLYRQIMLELIELRRKGLRKMKATKKYDHEVLRDMEDNLDLEEARLNKH